A genomic region of Platichthys flesus chromosome 4, fPlaFle2.1, whole genome shotgun sequence contains the following coding sequences:
- the LOC133951358 gene encoding uncharacterized protein LOC133951358 isoform X3: protein MDFREPQDATYDPDDSITVLTESEDVTMESSNPVHKTPTYIVYENCLLELFELCPVCRRGTDVIYKQGECTAKPVKADAAFRESRRLYLKSKQCTNNYVDNLLDLIFHEVFQDPAPYVNELLKISKPEDLSAKYKKPDKQEVIASYVSSFNQVQV, encoded by the exons atggacttcagagagccacaggatgctacctatgatcctgatgactcgatcacagtcttgactgagtcagaagatgtgac aatggaatcttccaaccctgttcataagacacccacatatattgtctatgaaaactgcctcctggagctgtttgagctgtgtcctgtgtgccggcgggggacagatgtaatatataaacagggcgagtgcacagcaaagccggtgaaagcagatgcagcCTTCCGTGAGTCTCGaaggctctatttaaaatccaaacaatgtacaaaca attacgtggataacctgttggacctcatctttcacgaggtttttcaggacccggccccatatgtgaatgagctgctgaagatctcaaaacctgaggatctctctgccaagtataagaaacctgacaagcaggaagttatagccagctatgtgtcgagtttcaatcaagtgcaggtctga
- the LOC133951358 gene encoding uncharacterized protein LOC133951358 isoform X1 produces MRTHGTQLSMKTLRPHYKSTGTQKTVLHCCRCWDLSCKRPRLEEGEDNPSCSSMDFREPQDATYDPDDSITVLTESEDVTMESSNPVHKTPTYIVYENCLLELFELCPVCRRGTDVIYKQGECTAKPVKADAAFRESRRLYLKSKQCTNNYVDNLLDLIFHEVFQDPAPYVNELLKISKPEDLSAKYKKPDKQEVIASYVSSFNQVQV; encoded by the exons atgcgcacacatggaacgcagctttctatgaaaacactgcgacctcactacaaaagtacag gcacacagaaaactgtgctgcactgttgtcggtgttgggacctcagctgtaagagacctcgcttggaggagggagaggacaacccaagttgttcaagtatggacttcagagagccacaggatgctacctatgatcctgatgactcgatcacagtcttgactgagtcagaagatgtgac aatggaatcttccaaccctgttcataagacacccacatatattgtctatgaaaactgcctcctggagctgtttgagctgtgtcctgtgtgccggcgggggacagatgtaatatataaacagggcgagtgcacagcaaagccggtgaaagcagatgcagcCTTCCGTGAGTCTCGaaggctctatttaaaatccaaacaatgtacaaaca attacgtggataacctgttggacctcatctttcacgaggtttttcaggacccggccccatatgtgaatgagctgctgaagatctcaaaacctgaggatctctctgccaagtataagaaacctgacaagcaggaagttatagccagctatgtgtcgagtttcaatcaagtgcaggtctga
- the LOC133951358 gene encoding uncharacterized protein LOC133951358 isoform X2, whose amino-acid sequence MRTHGTQLSMKTLRPHYKSTGTQKTVLHCCRCWDLSCKRPRLEEGEDNPSCSSMDFREPQDATYDPDDSITVLTESEDVTMESSNPVHKTPTYIVYENCLLELFELCPVCRRGTDVIYKQGECTAKPVKADAAFHYVDNLLDLIFHEVFQDPAPYVNELLKISKPEDLSAKYKKPDKQEVIASYVSSFNQVQV is encoded by the exons atgcgcacacatggaacgcagctttctatgaaaacactgcgacctcactacaaaagtacag gcacacagaaaactgtgctgcactgttgtcggtgttgggacctcagctgtaagagacctcgcttggaggagggagaggacaacccaagttgttcaagtatggacttcagagagccacaggatgctacctatgatcctgatgactcgatcacagtcttgactgagtcagaagatgtgac aatggaatcttccaaccctgttcataagacacccacatatattgtctatgaaaactgcctcctggagctgtttgagctgtgtcctgtgtgccggcgggggacagatgtaatatataaacagggcgagtgcacagcaaagccggtgaaagcagatgcagcCTTCC attacgtggataacctgttggacctcatctttcacgaggtttttcaggacccggccccatatgtgaatgagctgctgaagatctcaaaacctgaggatctctctgccaagtataagaaacctgacaagcaggaagttatagccagctatgtgtcgagtttcaatcaagtgcaggtctga